One segment of Solanum lycopersicum chromosome 1, SLM_r2.1 DNA contains the following:
- the LOC138340760 gene encoding uncharacterized protein, giving the protein MIDNQKHWQKKLPFALLGYRTTIRNSTGATPYFLVYCTKAVIPAVVNIPSLRIIQEAKLSDADWIQGRAGNLELIDGRRINAIRHGQLYQNRMVRAFNKKVKPRHFSPGQLVLKWIFQIKTRQRVNFHQTGKVRT; this is encoded by the coding sequence ATGATCGATAATCAAAAACACTGGCAGAAAAAGCTACCTTTCGCATTACTGGGGTATCGTACCACAATCAGAAATTCCACAGGGGCGACACCTTACTTCTTAGTATACTGCACTAAAGCTGTGATACCCGCCGTAGTAAATATACCTTCCCtaaggatcatccaagaagcaaAGTTGAGTGATGCTGACTGGATACAAGGTCGGGCAGGGAATTTGGAATTAATAGATGGAAGAAGAATTAACGCCATTCGTCACGGTCAGCTCTATCAGAATAGAATGGtcagagctttcaacaagaagGTTAAACCCAGACATTTCTCACCTGGGCAACTGGTTTTGAAGTGGATTTTCCAAATCAAGACGAGGCAAAGGGTAAATTTTCACCAAACTGGTAAGGTCCGTACATAG